One segment of Ricinus communis isolate WT05 ecotype wild-type chromosome 8, ASM1957865v1, whole genome shotgun sequence DNA contains the following:
- the LOC8282414 gene encoding uncharacterized protein LOC8282414, producing MASTLFQARSDSLPSRPHPLMSQLDDHICRLRACGVTSTSSTSITHKLSGLQDLHDSIDKLLLLPLTQQVLAHQNNRKWVDELLDGSLRVLDVCNAAKDALLQTKEYTLELQSTIRRRQGSCENVLATEVRKYITSRKMAKKAIQKAMNDLKGLENKYSVSCIGSGNEIATFVSMLREVEAITLSVLKTFMSFISGSKAQSKPSNWSVVSKLMIRKRVAFDEEETKVNEFATVDAALESFLGCKITSKYDNMETLQNHLKNLEVCIQDLEEGTHSLFRRMIKTRVSLLNIFN from the coding sequence ATGGCTTCAACCTTGTTCCAAGCTCGCTCTGACAGTCTGCCTTCGAGACCACACCCTCTTATGTCTCAGTTGGACGATCATATCTGCAGATTAAGGGCTTGTGGAGTAACTTCTACATCTTCAACTTCAATAACCCACAAGCTAAGCGGCCTTCAAGATTTGCATGACAGCATAGACAAGTTGCTTCTTTTGCCTCTAACTCAGCAAGTGTTAGCGCATCAGAACAATCGGAAATGGGTTGATGAGTTGCTTGATGGATCCTTAAGAGTTCTTGATGTTTGCAACGCTGCCAAGGATGCATTATTGCAAACTAAGGAGTACACTCTTGAACTTCAATCAACTATCCGCAGAAGACAAGGAAGCTGCGAAAATGTTCTCGCAACTGAGGTcagaaaatatataacttCTAGGAAGATGGCAAAGAAAGCAATCCAAAAGGCCATGAATGATTTGAAGGGTTTAGAGAACAAATATTCAGTTTCTTGTATTGGAAGTGGAAACGAAATTGCAACCTTTGTCAGCATGTTAAGAGAGGTTGAAGCAATTACTCTTTCCGTATTGAAAACCTTCATGTCCTTCATCTCTGGGAGCAAGGCGCAATCCAAGCCAAGCAACTGGTCAGTAGTTTCAAAGCTTATGATCCGCAAAAGAGTAGCATTTGACgaagaagaaactaaagtGAATGAATTCGCTACGGTGGATGCTGCACTTGAATCTTTCCTGGGATGCAAGATAACAtctaaatatgataatatggaGACTCTGCAAAACCATCTCAAGAACTTGGAAGTATGCATTCAAGATCTTGAAGAAGGAACTCATAGCCTCTTCAGGAGAATGATCAAAACTAGAGTCTCCCTTCTCAACATTTTCAATTAG